A portion of the Pseudomonas synxantha BG33R genome contains these proteins:
- a CDS encoding ketoacyl-ACP synthase III, with translation MIGIKSIASYVPADGIDNYAQGAKFAKDEEFIIGKIGSAFLPRKEAAQETSDLCVEAVNALFANNPELKRESIDALIVVTQNGDEEGLPHTAAIVQDKLGLPTHVAAFDISLGCSGYVYGIYAMKGFMEAAGLKNGLLITADPYSKIVDPEDRNTTMLFGDAATATWMGEDAPWLLGKSKFGTDGSGAPHLKVSDGVFFMNGRQVFNFALLKVPAHLHELLAESDLKADDIDAFCIHQGSAAIVDAVARRFEEAPVDKFIKDMVETGNTVSSSIPLLLEKHVMDATWKRVAISGFGVGLSWGSAILYRP, from the coding sequence ATGATTGGCATAAAAAGCATCGCCAGTTACGTGCCGGCGGACGGGATCGATAACTACGCCCAGGGTGCCAAGTTCGCCAAGGATGAAGAATTCATCATTGGCAAGATCGGCTCGGCGTTCCTGCCGCGCAAGGAAGCTGCACAGGAGACTTCCGATCTGTGCGTCGAAGCAGTCAACGCCTTGTTTGCCAACAACCCCGAATTGAAGCGTGAGTCCATCGACGCGCTGATCGTCGTCACCCAGAACGGCGATGAAGAGGGCCTGCCTCATACCGCCGCCATCGTTCAGGACAAACTGGGCCTGCCTACCCACGTTGCCGCCTTCGATATTTCCCTGGGCTGCTCCGGCTACGTCTACGGCATCTACGCGATGAAGGGCTTCATGGAAGCCGCCGGCCTGAAAAACGGCCTGCTGATCACTGCAGACCCGTACTCGAAGATCGTCGACCCGGAAGATCGCAACACCACCATGCTGTTCGGCGATGCCGCCACCGCCACCTGGATGGGCGAAGATGCGCCGTGGTTGCTGGGCAAATCCAAGTTCGGCACCGACGGTTCCGGCGCGCCGCACCTCAAAGTCAGCGACGGCGTGTTCTTCATGAACGGCCGCCAGGTGTTCAACTTCGCGCTGCTGAAAGTGCCGGCGCACTTGCACGAGTTGCTCGCAGAGTCGGACCTCAAGGCCGATGACATCGATGCGTTCTGCATCCACCAGGGCAGTGCGGCCATCGTCGATGCCGTGGCGCGTCGCTTTGAAGAGGCGCCGGTGGACAAGTTCATCAAGGACATGGTCGAGACCGGCAACACTGTGTCGTCGAGCATCCCGTTGCTGCTGGAAAAGCACGTGATGGACGCTACCTGGAAGCGTGTGGCAATCAGCGGGTTTGGTGTGGGCCTGTCGTGGGGCTCGGCGATTCTCTATCGCCCGTGA
- a CDS encoding flagellar hook-associated protein 3 yields the protein MRISTQQYFETSSAKYQSNYSSVVKAQDQASTGVRVQTAADDPVAAARLLMLQQQKDMLAQFNGNIDTLKNSLTTQDGVLENINIAIQRASELALKAGNVGISDADRKSTAAEIGAIEDQVLGLLNTKDASGNYLFSGSKTDTPPYTRNNDGTYSYQGDDTPLSLKVAENLSVAMGNTAKSMLESSANTGRTQTAPILVPPAVDDGKVTVSAGLIAANTSYNSSFSDGQPYKLTFTSSTQYVVTDNAGKDITSEIPGNGTFDATKEGGSSINLRGVKFDIGLNLGKDVLGKDILPGAPSDAIVKDREFSLSVKPDTFSVSRTPSNPSTAQLSGGTVSDPAAYASTFPNSGVVVKFGAAGAYDLYAQPYTADSKSIASGTLAAGATSITAAGVTFDVTTAPAPAAGDQFSISATSNKNENVLDTLSHLRKILETPSDGNPAAQKELKDVVAKSIGNLTNAYSQIDQARGSLGARLNGLDIQSKENVSLDLANTTTMNALGNVDFAEAAINLSLQQTMLQASQLAFVKISQLSLFNKM from the coding sequence ATGCGTATTTCTACACAGCAGTATTTCGAGACCAGCTCTGCCAAGTACCAGAGCAACTATTCCAGCGTGGTCAAGGCCCAGGACCAGGCCAGCACCGGTGTCCGTGTGCAAACCGCCGCTGATGATCCGGTAGCGGCGGCGCGGTTGCTGATGCTGCAGCAGCAGAAAGACATGCTGGCGCAGTTCAACGGCAATATCGACACGTTGAAGAATTCGCTGACCACCCAGGACGGCGTGCTGGAAAACATCAATATCGCGATTCAACGCGCCAGTGAATTGGCGCTGAAGGCGGGTAACGTCGGCATCAGCGATGCTGACCGCAAGTCGACTGCCGCCGAGATCGGCGCCATTGAAGATCAGGTCCTGGGCCTGCTCAATACCAAGGACGCCAGCGGTAATTACCTGTTCTCCGGGAGCAAGACCGACACGCCTCCCTACACCCGCAACAATGACGGCACCTATAGCTACCAGGGCGATGACACGCCGCTGAGCCTGAAGGTGGCGGAGAACCTGTCGGTCGCCATGGGCAATACCGCCAAGAGCATGCTTGAAAGCTCGGCGAATACGGGCCGTACGCAAACAGCACCGATCCTCGTGCCGCCAGCGGTCGATGATGGCAAGGTCACCGTGTCTGCCGGGTTGATCGCGGCCAACACCAGCTATAACAGCAGTTTTTCCGACGGCCAGCCGTACAAGCTGACCTTCACCAGCAGCACCCAATATGTCGTAACGGACAATGCCGGCAAGGACATCACCTCGGAGATTCCGGGCAACGGCACTTTCGATGCCACCAAGGAAGGCGGTTCGAGTATCAATCTGCGCGGGGTCAAGTTCGACATCGGCTTGAACCTGGGCAAGGACGTACTGGGCAAAGACATACTGCCCGGCGCGCCATCGGACGCCATCGTCAAGGATCGCGAGTTCAGCTTGTCGGTCAAGCCGGACACCTTCAGTGTTTCGCGCACCCCGAGCAATCCGTCCACTGCGCAACTGAGCGGCGGCACGGTGAGCGATCCGGCGGCATACGCCAGCACCTTTCCCAACTCGGGTGTCGTCGTCAAGTTTGGCGCGGCCGGTGCCTATGATCTGTATGCGCAGCCGTATACCGCAGACAGTAAATCCATTGCCAGTGGCACCCTGGCAGCTGGTGCAACGTCAATCACGGCGGCGGGCGTGACCTTCGATGTCACCACCGCACCGGCGCCGGCAGCCGGCGACCAGTTTTCGATCAGTGCCACCAGCAACAAGAACGAGAATGTCCTCGACACCTTGAGCCATTTGCGCAAAATCCTGGAAACGCCGTCAGACGGCAACCCGGCGGCGCAGAAGGAGCTCAAGGATGTGGTGGCCAAGTCCATTGGCAACTTGACCAATGCCTACAGCCAGATCGACCAGGCGCGCGGCTCCCTGGGGGCGCGCCTCAATGGCCTGGATATTCAGTCCAAGGAAAACGTCAGCCTGGACCTGGCCAATACCACCACCATGAATGCCCTGGGCAATGTCGACTTCGCCGAAGCCGCCATCAACCTGAGCTTGCAGCAGACCATGTTGCAGGCTTCGCAGTTGGCCTTTGTGAAAATCTCGCAGTTGAGCCTGTTCAACAAGATGTGA
- the flgK gene encoding flagellar hook-associated protein FlgK — translation MSLLSIGMSGLNAAQGSLSVLSNNIANVNTPGYSRQQTTQNTNASNPFGGVFIGTGTTLADVRRVYNEYLDTAYQNSTALNNDAKAYLDQVGAVDKVLSDKTTGLSSVLSSFFATLQTAASNPSDLSARQLLVTNAQTLSSRFNAISTQLTQQKETINNQLSSMSEQVNQLTASIASLNKQISQVQGASGNAPANLLDSRNEAVRSLNELIGVTATEKNGQFSVTTGSGQSLVEGGISNTISAVPSKTDNSQYTIQLDMNGTTMDLGGVISGGSIGGLLRYRSDALMPAINDLGRIAIATADTINNQLGQGLDLNGDFGVSLFKDINSAAAIASRSQGASGNSAGAGNLNVTIKDSSKLSTFDYTVTFSDKTDPNKVTVLRSDGKAMGTFDMGSTPPPTMDGFTLALDGKGAMAFGDSFKVSPTATGASGMGVALTDANKLAFAGPLAGTSSKTNSGTGTFTQPSLTVPLDIHGGTDTAQLRAGIENSMPVKMVFGKPAADGTQSYTISDSKGNPIGTGSIIPGQGNKITVDVPMRDASGAAIPGKSFKFDTTVNGSPADGDSTTFAFNSGGKSDGRNAQELLNLQTKATVGMGEGNGGTSLVGANSKLVSTVGAKASQAGVDSAATGALLSANKDARNSVSGVNLDDEAGDMIKFQQYYTASSQIIKAAQETFTTLMNAL, via the coding sequence ATGAGTTTGCTCAGTATCGGGATGTCAGGGCTCAACGCCGCTCAAGGATCGTTGTCGGTCTTGAGTAATAACATCGCCAACGTTAATACCCCAGGGTACTCGCGTCAGCAGACCACGCAGAATACTAACGCGTCGAACCCGTTCGGCGGTGTGTTCATCGGCACTGGTACCACCCTGGCCGACGTGCGCCGGGTGTACAACGAATACCTGGACACTGCCTACCAGAACAGCACGGCCCTGAACAACGATGCCAAGGCGTATCTGGATCAGGTCGGCGCCGTCGACAAAGTGCTGTCGGACAAGACCACCGGTCTGTCATCGGTGCTCAGCTCGTTCTTCGCTACCCTGCAAACCGCAGCGTCCAACCCCAGCGACCTGTCGGCCCGCCAACTGCTGGTGACCAACGCCCAGACCCTGAGCAGCCGTTTCAACGCGATCTCGACGCAATTGACCCAGCAGAAAGAGACTATCAACAACCAACTGAGCAGCATGAGTGAGCAGGTCAATCAATTGACCGCCTCCATTGCCTCGCTCAACAAGCAGATCTCCCAAGTGCAAGGCGCGTCGGGCAATGCGCCGGCCAACCTGCTGGACTCGCGTAACGAGGCGGTACGCTCGCTCAATGAGCTGATCGGCGTAACGGCCACCGAGAAGAACGGCCAGTTCAGCGTGACCACCGGCAGCGGCCAGTCCCTGGTGGAGGGCGGGATCTCCAATACGATTTCCGCAGTGCCGAGCAAAACCGATAACAGCCAGTACACCATTCAGCTGGACATGAACGGCACCACCATGGACCTGGGCGGCGTCATCAGTGGCGGCAGCATCGGTGGCCTGTTGCGTTATCGCAGTGATGCCTTGATGCCGGCTATCAACGACCTGGGCCGTATCGCCATCGCAACCGCAGACACCATCAATAACCAGCTGGGCCAAGGCCTGGACCTCAATGGTGACTTTGGCGTTTCGCTGTTCAAAGACATCAACAGTGCCGCCGCCATTGCGTCGCGCAGCCAGGGCGCCTCGGGCAACAGTGCCGGGGCCGGCAACCTGAACGTGACGATCAAGGACAGCAGTAAGTTGTCCACGTTTGACTACACCGTGACCTTCAGCGACAAGACCGACCCCAACAAGGTCACCGTGTTGCGCTCGGACGGCAAGGCCATGGGCACCTTTGACATGGGCTCCACACCGCCGCCGACCATGGATGGCTTTACCCTGGCGCTGGACGGCAAGGGCGCCATGGCGTTTGGCGACAGCTTCAAAGTCAGCCCGACCGCCACCGGCGCAAGCGGTATGGGTGTAGCACTCACCGATGCCAACAAGCTGGCGTTTGCCGGCCCGCTGGCGGGTACCAGCAGCAAGACCAACAGCGGCACAGGCACATTTACCCAGCCGTCGTTGACGGTGCCGCTGGACATCCATGGCGGCACCGACACCGCACAGTTGCGCGCCGGTATTGAAAACTCGATGCCGGTGAAGATGGTGTTCGGCAAACCCGCCGCCGACGGTACGCAGTCGTATACGATCAGCGACTCCAAGGGCAACCCGATTGGCACTGGCTCAATCATCCCGGGGCAGGGCAACAAGATCACCGTCGACGTACCGATGCGCGACGCCAGCGGTGCAGCCATCCCCGGCAAGAGCTTCAAGTTCGACACCACTGTCAATGGCTCCCCGGCAGACGGCGACAGCACCACCTTCGCCTTCAACAGCGGCGGCAAATCCGATGGCCGAAACGCCCAGGAACTGCTGAACCTGCAAACCAAGGCCACCGTTGGCATGGGCGAGGGCAACGGGGGCACCAGCCTGGTGGGGGCCAACAGCAAGCTGGTCTCCACTGTCGGCGCCAAGGCCAGCCAGGCCGGGGTCGACAGCGCCGCCACCGGTGCGTTGCTGAGCGCCAATAAAGATGCGCGCAACTCGGTGTCCGGGGTCAACCTGGATGACGAAGCCGGCGACATGATCAAGTTCCAGCAGTACTACACCGCGTCGTCGCAGATCATCAAGGCTGCGCAGGAAACCTTCACCACACTGATGAATGCTCTTTAA
- the flgJ gene encoding flagellar assembly peptidoglycan hydrolase FlgJ translates to MAMDMRKSGISSTADSGSYSDLNRLNQLKVGDDKNSEGNMRKVAQEFESLFLNEMLKSMRSATDALGKDNPLNTPAAKQYQEMYDQQLAVSMSREGGGIGLADVLMRQMQKNKPVEAQAATLQGPAADGPVKKVDVPTEIAAGTQAEGPLGRSNGQRPLWAYRVAEPQAGAVASHSNDMELMNQRRIALPSKLTDRLLAGIVPSTQVVAKAAPLRNSAADDNVINSSARTFAVPSGRMQVYGRAIAQPPLAPAKKAFSSQDEFVATMLPMAKAAAARIGIDPKYLVAQAALETGWGKSVMRAEDGSSSHNLFGIKAGQSWQGGQARAITSEFRDGAMVKETAQFRSYSSYQDSFHDLVTLLQSHDRYKEVVKSADNPEQFVRELQKAGYATDPDYASKISQIAKTMNSYQNYAAAGATTHL, encoded by the coding sequence ATGGCCATGGATATGCGCAAGAGCGGCATCAGCAGCACGGCGGACTCGGGGTCTTACTCCGACCTGAATCGGCTTAACCAGCTGAAGGTCGGTGATGACAAGAACAGCGAAGGCAACATGCGCAAGGTGGCGCAGGAGTTCGAGTCGCTGTTTTTGAACGAGATGCTCAAGTCCATGCGCTCGGCTACCGACGCTCTGGGCAAGGACAATCCGCTGAATACCCCGGCGGCCAAGCAGTATCAGGAAATGTACGACCAGCAACTGGCGGTCTCGATGTCCCGCGAGGGCGGTGGTATCGGCCTGGCCGACGTGCTGATGCGCCAGATGCAAAAGAACAAACCGGTGGAGGCCCAGGCCGCCACCTTGCAAGGCCCGGCGGCGGATGGGCCGGTGAAGAAAGTTGATGTGCCGACTGAGATTGCTGCCGGTACCCAGGCTGAGGGCCCGTTGGGGCGCTCCAATGGGCAGCGTCCATTGTGGGCCTATCGCGTGGCTGAGCCGCAGGCTGGGGCCGTTGCGTCTCACAGCAACGACATGGAGCTGATGAACCAGCGCCGTATCGCCTTGCCCAGCAAGCTGACTGACCGTTTGCTTGCCGGCATCGTGCCCAGTACCCAGGTCGTGGCCAAGGCCGCGCCGCTGCGTAACAGTGCCGCCGATGACAACGTCATCAACAGCAGTGCGCGCACCTTTGCCGTACCGAGCGGGCGCATGCAGGTGTATGGCCGCGCCATTGCCCAGCCACCGCTGGCACCGGCGAAGAAAGCCTTCAGCTCCCAGGATGAATTCGTCGCCACCATGCTGCCGATGGCCAAGGCCGCCGCCGCACGGATTGGCATCGATCCCAAGTACCTGGTGGCCCAGGCGGCGCTGGAAACCGGTTGGGGCAAATCGGTCATGCGTGCCGAAGACGGCAGCAGCAGCCACAACCTGTTCGGCATCAAGGCCGGCCAGAGTTGGCAGGGCGGCCAGGCCCGTGCGATCACCAGCGAGTTTCGCGATGGTGCGATGGTCAAGGAAACGGCGCAGTTCCGTTCCTACAGCTCCTACCAGGACAGCTTCCACGACCTCGTGACCCTGCTGCAAAGCCATGATCGCTATAAAGAAGTTGTGAAATCAGCCGACAACCCGGAACAGTTTGTACGCGAGTTGCAAAAAGCCGGTTATGCAACCGACCCGGATTACGCCAGCAAGATTTCGCAGATCGCAAAAACCATGAACAGTTACCAGAACTACGCTGCCGCTGGCGCAACCACACATTTATAA
- a CDS encoding flagellar basal body P-ring protein FlgI has translation MLNFKQLMATALLLALSAVAQAERLKDIASISGVRSNQLIGYGLVVGLNGTGDQTTQTPFTLQTFNNMLSQFGIKVPPGSGNVQLKNVAAVSISADLPPFAKPGQVVDITVSSMGNSKSLRGGTLLMTPLKGIDGNVYAIAQGNLVVGGFDAEGRDGSKITVNVPSAGRIPGGATVERTVPSGFNQGNSLTLNLNRSDFTTAKRVVDKINDMLGPGVAQAIDGGSIRVTAPLDPSQRVDYLSILENLEVDPGQAVAKVIINSRTGTIVIGQNVKVSPAAVTHGSLTVTITEDPIVSQPGPLSNGQTAVVPRSRVNAQQEAKPMFKFGPGTTLDEIVRAVNQVGAAPGDLMAILEALKQAGALQADLIVI, from the coding sequence ATTTTGAATTTCAAACAGCTGATGGCGACGGCGCTCTTGCTGGCCTTGAGTGCTGTGGCCCAGGCCGAGCGGCTCAAAGACATCGCCAGTATTTCCGGCGTGCGCTCCAACCAGTTGATCGGCTACGGCCTGGTGGTGGGGCTCAATGGCACGGGTGACCAGACCACCCAGACGCCGTTCACCCTGCAGACCTTCAACAACATGCTGTCCCAGTTCGGTATCAAGGTGCCGCCAGGCTCGGGCAACGTGCAATTGAAGAACGTTGCCGCGGTGTCGATCAGTGCCGATTTGCCGCCATTCGCCAAGCCGGGCCAGGTGGTGGACATCACCGTTTCGTCCATGGGCAACTCCAAAAGCCTGCGTGGCGGCACCTTGCTGATGACGCCGCTCAAAGGTATCGACGGCAACGTCTACGCCATTGCCCAGGGCAACCTGGTGGTCGGCGGGTTTGACGCTGAAGGCCGCGATGGTTCGAAGATCACTGTCAACGTACCGTCGGCCGGGCGCATTCCCGGTGGCGCGACGGTTGAACGCACCGTGCCGAGCGGTTTCAACCAGGGCAACAGCCTGACCCTGAACCTCAATCGCTCCGACTTCACCACTGCCAAGCGCGTGGTCGACAAGATCAACGACATGCTCGGCCCAGGTGTGGCCCAGGCCATCGACGGCGGTTCGATTCGCGTCACCGCACCACTGGACCCCAGCCAGCGTGTGGACTACCTGTCGATCCTGGAAAACCTGGAGGTCGACCCTGGCCAGGCGGTGGCAAAAGTCATCATCAACTCACGTACCGGCACTATCGTGATCGGCCAGAACGTCAAGGTCTCGCCGGCAGCGGTGACCCACGGCAGCTTGACGGTGACCATCACCGAAGACCCGATCGTCAGCCAGCCGGGCCCGCTGTCCAACGGCCAGACCGCCGTGGTCCCGCGCTCGCGGGTCAATGCCCAGCAAGAAGCCAAGCCGATGTTCAAGTTCGGCCCCGGCACCACCCTGGATGAGATTGTCCGTGCGGTGAACCAGGTGGGCGCAGCGCCCGGCGACTTGATGGCTATCCTCGAAGCTTTGAAACAGGCCGGCGCCTTGCAAGCCGACCTGATCGTGATCTGA
- the flgH gene encoding flagellar basal body L-ring protein FlgH, translating to MNRYVSVLALSGIAVLAGCVAPTPKPNDPYYAPVLPRTPLPAAANNGSIYQAGFEQNLYSDRKAFRVGDIITITLNEKTQASKNANSQIGKNSKTSIGLTSLFGGGLNTNNPLGGGDLSLDAGYSGDRATNGKSAAGQGNSLTGSITVTVADVLPNGIIAIRGEKWMTLNTGDELVRIAGMVRADDISTDNTVPSTRIADARITYSGTGSFADASQPGWFDRFFLSPLFPF from the coding sequence ATGAATCGCTATGTTTCCGTTTTGGCATTGAGTGGGATCGCCGTGCTCGCGGGCTGTGTCGCCCCAACGCCAAAGCCCAATGACCCGTACTACGCGCCGGTGTTGCCACGCACGCCGCTGCCGGCGGCGGCCAATAACGGCTCGATCTACCAGGCTGGTTTCGAACAGAACCTTTACAGCGACCGCAAGGCCTTCCGGGTCGGTGACATCATCACCATCACCCTCAACGAGAAGACCCAGGCCAGCAAGAACGCCAACTCGCAGATCGGCAAGAACAGCAAGACCAGCATCGGCCTGACGTCGCTGTTCGGCGGTGGCCTGAACACCAACAACCCGCTGGGCGGTGGTGACCTGAGCCTGGACGCCGGCTACAGCGGCGACCGTGCCACCAACGGCAAGAGTGCGGCGGGGCAGGGCAACAGCCTGACCGGCTCGATCACCGTGACCGTGGCCGACGTATTGCCCAACGGCATCATCGCCATACGCGGTGAAAAGTGGATGACCCTCAACACCGGCGACGAGCTGGTGCGCATCGCCGGCATGGTCCGTGCCGATGATATTTCCACCGACAATACCGTGCCGTCGACGCGCATTGCCGATGCGCGCATCACCTACTCGGGGACGGGTTCGTTTGCTGATGCAAGCCAGCCGGGCTGGTTCGATCGTTTCTTCCTTAGCCCGCTGTTCCCTTTCTAG
- the flgG gene encoding flagellar basal-body rod protein FlgG, giving the protein MLPALWVAKTGLSAQDTNLTTISNNLANVSTTGFKRDRAEFQDLLYQIKKQPGAQSTQDSELPSGLQLGTGVQIVGTQKNFSAGNLQQTGQPLDMAINGRGFFQILQPDGTTSYTRDGTFHLDSNGQIVTANGFALEPAVVVPADAKTFTVGNDGTVSITVAGNPASQVIGNLQTADFINPAGLQAMGNNLFLETASSGAPQIGTPGLNGFGTTLQSTLETSNVSTVEEMVNMITTQRAYEMNSKVISTADQMLSFVTQNL; this is encoded by the coding sequence ATGCTTCCGGCTCTATGGGTTGCCAAGACAGGCCTGTCCGCCCAGGACACCAACCTGACGACCATTTCCAACAACCTGGCGAACGTGTCGACCACGGGCTTCAAACGTGATCGCGCCGAGTTCCAGGACCTGCTCTATCAGATCAAGAAGCAGCCAGGTGCCCAATCGACCCAGGACAGCGAATTGCCGTCGGGCCTGCAATTGGGTACCGGTGTGCAGATCGTCGGCACCCAGAAAAACTTCAGCGCCGGTAACCTGCAGCAAACCGGCCAGCCGCTGGACATGGCCATCAATGGCCGTGGCTTCTTCCAGATCCTGCAACCGGATGGGACTACCTCCTACACCCGCGACGGTACTTTCCACCTGGACTCCAACGGCCAGATCGTCACCGCCAACGGTTTCGCCCTGGAACCGGCCGTGGTGGTTCCGGCGGATGCCAAGACCTTTACCGTGGGCAACGACGGCACCGTGTCTATCACTGTGGCCGGCAACCCGGCGTCGCAAGTGATCGGCAACCTGCAAACCGCCGACTTCATCAACCCGGCCGGCTTGCAGGCGATGGGCAATAACCTGTTCCTGGAAACTGCCTCCAGCGGCGCGCCGCAAATCGGCACCCCGGGCCTGAACGGGTTTGGCACCACGCTGCAAAGCACCCTGGAAACCTCCAACGTCAGCACCGTTGAGGAGATGGTCAACATGATCACCACCCAGCGCGCCTACGAGATGAACTCCAAGGTGATTTCCACCGCCGACCAGATGCTCTCGTTCGTCACGCAGAATCTGTAA
- a CDS encoding flagellar basal body rod protein FlgF: MDKYLYVAMTGASQNALAQKAHANNLANISTNGFQRDLEQARSMPVFGDSFPARAFAMTERPATDFSPGAMIETGRDLDVAVSGDGWMAVQTPDGGEAYVRSASMNVDALGVLRAGNGMPIMGNGGPIAVPPQQKIEVGADGTISIRAMGEGPRVMVEVDRIKMVQPDLKNMTKGLDGTIHTKDGQPAQADANVKLTSGFLQASNVNAVEEMTAVLALSKQFELHIKMMNSAKEDDQAMTRVMQMS, from the coding sequence GTGGACAAATACCTTTATGTGGCAATGACCGGCGCCAGCCAGAACGCACTGGCGCAGAAGGCCCATGCCAACAATCTGGCGAACATTTCCACCAATGGTTTCCAGCGCGACCTGGAGCAGGCGCGTTCGATGCCGGTGTTCGGCGACAGCTTTCCGGCGCGGGCATTTGCCATGACCGAGCGGCCGGCCACTGACTTCTCCCCGGGCGCGATGATCGAGACCGGTCGTGACCTGGATGTGGCCGTCAGCGGCGACGGCTGGATGGCCGTGCAAACCCCCGATGGCGGCGAAGCCTACGTGCGCAGCGCGAGCATGAACGTGGATGCGCTCGGTGTGCTGCGTGCCGGCAACGGGATGCCGATCATGGGTAACGGTGGCCCGATTGCCGTGCCGCCCCAGCAGAAAATCGAAGTCGGTGCCGACGGCACCATCAGCATCCGCGCCATGGGCGAAGGCCCGCGGGTGATGGTGGAAGTAGACCGGATCAAGATGGTCCAGCCCGATCTCAAGAACATGACCAAGGGCCTGGACGGCACCATCCACACCAAGGATGGCCAGCCAGCCCAGGCCGATGCGAACGTCAAGCTGACTTCGGGCTTCCTGCAGGCGAGCAACGTCAATGCCGTGGAAGAAATGACCGCGGTGCTGGCGCTTTCCAAGCAGTTCGAGCTGCACATCAAGATGATGAACAGCGCTAAAGAAGACGACCAGGCCATGACGCGCGTCATGCAGATGAGCTGA
- a CDS encoding sigma-54-dependent phenylalanine hydroxylase transcriptional regulator PhhR, translating into MRIKVHCQNRIGILRDILNLLVEYGVNVAKGEVGGEHGNAIYLFCPNLVNMQFQALRPQFEAIAGVFGVKRVGLMPSERRHMELNALLGALEFPVLSIDMGGSIVAANRAAAQLLGVRVDEVPGIPLSRYAEDFDLPELVRASKSRINGLRVKVKGDVFLADIAPLQSSEHDDSEAMAGAVLTLHRADRVGERIYNVRKQELRGFDSIFQSSKVMAAVVREARRMAPLDAPLLIEGETGTGKELLARACHLASPRGQSPLMALNCAGLPESMAETELFGYGPGAFEGARAEGKLGLLELTAGGTLFLDGVGEMSARLQVKLLRFLQDGCFRRVGSDEEVYLDVRVICATQVDLSELCARGEFRQDLYHRLNVLSLHIPPLRECLDGLAPLVEHFLDQASRQIGCPLPKLAPAAMERLSHYHWPGNVRQLENVLFQAVSLCEGGTVKVEHIRLPDYGVRQPLGDFSLEGGLEDIVGRFEKAVLESLYAEHPSSRQLGKRLGVSHTTIANKLRDYKVIK; encoded by the coding sequence ATGCGTATCAAAGTGCATTGCCAGAACCGCATCGGCATCCTGCGGGACATCCTCAACCTGTTGGTGGAGTACGGCGTCAACGTCGCCAAGGGTGAGGTCGGCGGTGAGCATGGCAATGCCATCTACCTGTTTTGCCCGAACCTGGTGAACATGCAATTCCAGGCATTGCGCCCGCAGTTCGAGGCGATTGCCGGCGTATTCGGCGTCAAAAGGGTAGGGCTGATGCCGAGCGAGCGGCGGCATATGGAACTCAATGCGCTGCTTGGCGCCCTGGAATTTCCGGTGCTGTCCATCGACATGGGCGGTTCCATCGTCGCTGCCAATCGCGCAGCGGCACAGTTACTCGGCGTGCGGGTGGATGAGGTGCCGGGTATTCCACTGTCGCGCTATGCCGAGGACTTCGATTTGCCGGAACTGGTGCGTGCCAGCAAATCGCGGATCAACGGCTTGCGGGTCAAGGTCAAAGGTGACGTGTTTTTGGCGGATATCGCCCCACTGCAATCCAGTGAGCATGACGACAGTGAGGCCATGGCCGGTGCCGTGCTGACCTTGCATCGCGCTGACCGTGTGGGTGAGCGCATCTACAACGTGCGCAAGCAAGAGCTGCGCGGCTTTGACAGCATCTTTCAAAGCTCCAAAGTGATGGCTGCGGTGGTCCGCGAAGCACGGCGCATGGCACCGCTGGATGCGCCGCTATTAATAGAAGGCGAAACCGGCACCGGTAAAGAACTGCTGGCCCGTGCGTGTCACCTGGCCAGCCCGCGAGGGCAGTCGCCTTTGATGGCCCTCAATTGTGCGGGCTTGCCCGAGTCGATGGCCGAAACTGAACTATTCGGCTACGGCCCCGGTGCCTTTGAAGGGGCGCGAGCGGAGGGCAAGCTCGGGCTGCTGGAGTTGACGGCGGGCGGTACCTTGTTTCTTGATGGCGTTGGCGAAATGAGCGCGAGATTGCAGGTGAAATTGCTGCGTTTCTTGCAGGATGGGTGTTTTCGTCGGGTCGGCAGTGATGAAGAGGTGTATCTGGATGTGCGGGTGATCTGTGCGACCCAGGTGGACTTGTCGGAACTCTGCGCCCGGGGTGAGTTTCGCCAGGATCTCTATCACCGACTGAACGTGCTGTCGCTACACATTCCACCCTTGCGCGAATGCCTGGACGGCCTGGCGCCCTTGGTCGAGCATTTTCTTGACCAAGCCAGTCGGCAGATCGGTTGCCCGCTGCCCAAGTTGGCGCCCGCTGCCATGGAGCGTCTTAGCCACTACCACTGGCCAGGCAATGTGCGGCAGTTGGAAAACGTGTTATTTCAGGCTGTATCCTTGTGTGAGGGCGGCACGGTCAAGGTCGAGCATATTCGTCTGCCGGATTACGGCGTGCGTCAACCGCTTGGGGATTTTTCGTTGGAAGGCGGTTTGGAGGATATCGTGGGGCGGTTCGAAAAGGCCGTGTTGGAAAGCCTGTACGCCGAGCACCCAAGCAGCCGGCAGCTGGGTAAGCGTTTGGGTGTATCGCACACCACCATTGCGAATAAGTTGCGCGACTATAAGGTGATCAAGTAA